The following coding sequences are from one Capsicum annuum cultivar UCD-10X-F1 chromosome 3, UCD10Xv1.1, whole genome shotgun sequence window:
- the LOC107862373 gene encoding tetraspanin-8 isoform X1, which produces MYHSLIILMVLVAWEMHAVHLSSSCMWIPIISDDRLLDSLYSMTIGCAIWLHFSDSNTPCEKVWEKPLLIVGVSILVVWGSGFVWSLSQIKFFFWIYLISSSLVYFGAFCLMVFSILVTNRNVSRALFGRGGDYSHYLLQKYVLNAEQINSCLADFEFCQRMPSGKGVELFKYSVSDIQSSCCKLPTYCDLEFHNATYLTMPKAGPPVADSDCVFWSNVQRELCFDCQLCKRAFLDNITKYWKIVSLVSFVLFLVLRFVYCVVHCVLKNRSKVYKRNKVYPV; this is translated from the exons ATGTATCACTCATTAATCATCTTAATGGTGTTGGTGGCTTGGGAAATGCATGCAGTTCATCTCTCTAGCAGCTGCATGTGGATTCCAATAATCTCCGATGATCGCCTTCTGGACTCCTTGTATTCGATGA CCATAGGGTGTGCAATATGGTTACATTTCAGTGACAGCAATACGCCTTGCGAGAAAGTGTGGGAGAAGCCTTTGCTGATAGTGGGAGTGTCTATACTGGTTGTTTGGGGTTCGGGATTTGTTTGGTCCTTGTCCCAAATCAAGTTTTTCTTCTGGATATATTTGATTTCGTCATCGTTGGTGTATTTTGGAGCGTTCTGTTTAATGGTGTTCTCAATTTTGGTCACCAATCGAAACGTGAGCAGAGCTTTATTTGGGAGAGGTGGAGATTACTCGCACTACTTGTTGCAGAAGTATGTGTTGAATGCTGAGCAGATTAATAGCTGTTTGGCTGATTTCGAATTTTGTCAGCGGATGCCTTCTGGCAAAGGGGTTGAACTTTTCAAATATAGCGTCTCTGATATTCAG TCGAGTTGTTGCAAGCTACCCACTTATTGCGACTTGGAGTTTCACAATGCTACCTACTTGACCATGCCCAAAGCAGGGCCACCAGTAGCAGACAGTGACTGTGTGTTTTGGAGCAATGTACAGCGCGAGCTTTGCTTCGACTGCCAATTATGCAAGAGAGCATTCCTTGACAACATCACGAAATATTGGAAGATAGTCTCCCTAGTCAGCTTTGTCCTCTTCCTTGTCCTCCGATTTGTTTACTGTGTTGTCCATTGTGTTCTCAAGAACAGATCCAAGGTATACAAAAGGAACAAAGTATACCCTGTATGA
- the LOC107862373 gene encoding tetraspanin-8 isoform X3 has protein sequence MWIPIISDDRLLDSLYSMTIGCAIWLHFSDSNTPCEKVWEKPLLIVGVSILVVWGSGFVWSLSQIKFFFWIYLISSSLVYFGAFCLMVFSILVTNRNVSRALFGRGGDYSHYLLQKYVLNAEQINSCLADFEFCQRMPSGKGVELFKYSVSDIQSSCCKLPTYCDLEFHNATYLTMPKAGPPVADSDCVFWSNVQRELCFDCQLCKRAFLDNITKYWKIVSLVSFVLFLVLRFVYCVVHCVLKNRSKVYKRNKVYPV, from the exons ATGTGGATTCCAATAATCTCCGATGATCGCCTTCTGGACTCCTTGTATTCGATGA CCATAGGGTGTGCAATATGGTTACATTTCAGTGACAGCAATACGCCTTGCGAGAAAGTGTGGGAGAAGCCTTTGCTGATAGTGGGAGTGTCTATACTGGTTGTTTGGGGTTCGGGATTTGTTTGGTCCTTGTCCCAAATCAAGTTTTTCTTCTGGATATATTTGATTTCGTCATCGTTGGTGTATTTTGGAGCGTTCTGTTTAATGGTGTTCTCAATTTTGGTCACCAATCGAAACGTGAGCAGAGCTTTATTTGGGAGAGGTGGAGATTACTCGCACTACTTGTTGCAGAAGTATGTGTTGAATGCTGAGCAGATTAATAGCTGTTTGGCTGATTTCGAATTTTGTCAGCGGATGCCTTCTGGCAAAGGGGTTGAACTTTTCAAATATAGCGTCTCTGATATTCAG TCGAGTTGTTGCAAGCTACCCACTTATTGCGACTTGGAGTTTCACAATGCTACCTACTTGACCATGCCCAAAGCAGGGCCACCAGTAGCAGACAGTGACTGTGTGTTTTGGAGCAATGTACAGCGCGAGCTTTGCTTCGACTGCCAATTATGCAAGAGAGCATTCCTTGACAACATCACGAAATATTGGAAGATAGTCTCCCTAGTCAGCTTTGTCCTCTTCCTTGTCCTCCGATTTGTTTACTGTGTTGTCCATTGTGTTCTCAAGAACAGATCCAAGGTATACAAAAGGAACAAAGTATACCCTGTATGA
- the LOC107862373 gene encoding tetraspanin-8 isoform X2: MIRENPKRIMIFMDCVTIAVSLAAIGCAIWLHFSDSNTPCEKVWEKPLLIVGVSILVVWGSGFVWSLSQIKFFFWIYLISSSLVYFGAFCLMVFSILVTNRNVSRALFGRGGDYSHYLLQKYVLNAEQINSCLADFEFCQRMPSGKGVELFKYSVSDIQSSCCKLPTYCDLEFHNATYLTMPKAGPPVADSDCVFWSNVQRELCFDCQLCKRAFLDNITKYWKIVSLVSFVLFLVLRFVYCVVHCVLKNRSKVYKRNKVYPV; encoded by the exons ATGATCCGAGAAAACCCCAAACGCATAATGATATTCATGGACTGTGTGACTATAGCGGTTTCTTTGGCAGCCATAGGGTGTGCAATATGGTTACATTTCAGTGACAGCAATACGCCTTGCGAGAAAGTGTGGGAGAAGCCTTTGCTGATAGTGGGAGTGTCTATACTGGTTGTTTGGGGTTCGGGATTTGTTTGGTCCTTGTCCCAAATCAAGTTTTTCTTCTGGATATATTTGATTTCGTCATCGTTGGTGTATTTTGGAGCGTTCTGTTTAATGGTGTTCTCAATTTTGGTCACCAATCGAAACGTGAGCAGAGCTTTATTTGGGAGAGGTGGAGATTACTCGCACTACTTGTTGCAGAAGTATGTGTTGAATGCTGAGCAGATTAATAGCTGTTTGGCTGATTTCGAATTTTGTCAGCGGATGCCTTCTGGCAAAGGGGTTGAACTTTTCAAATATAGCGTCTCTGATATTCAG TCGAGTTGTTGCAAGCTACCCACTTATTGCGACTTGGAGTTTCACAATGCTACCTACTTGACCATGCCCAAAGCAGGGCCACCAGTAGCAGACAGTGACTGTGTGTTTTGGAGCAATGTACAGCGCGAGCTTTGCTTCGACTGCCAATTATGCAAGAGAGCATTCCTTGACAACATCACGAAATATTGGAAGATAGTCTCCCTAGTCAGCTTTGTCCTCTTCCTTGTCCTCCGATTTGTTTACTGTGTTGTCCATTGTGTTCTCAAGAACAGATCCAAGGTATACAAAAGGAACAAAGTATACCCTGTATGA